The following are encoded in a window of Ruminiclostridium herbifermentans genomic DNA:
- a CDS encoding restriction endonuclease: protein MIQLPEDLDESYAKASNDKKTILANAIKLCDTLGVKHKLSEIAKERIRRAGEKIIEEAGLTAQNLDIGFRVFKLDSSNMKDVYYSAAEYNQAMLDHLTSNIKEDRTELDLLFGCLLEWGLPLSMPYTSEEINGVTIHTYNDGDLIACFAENVPENVVLEIAKRQPLRAVFRDSSFASSPAKINVEEIFKLIAPNTSVKVL, encoded by the coding sequence AAACAATACTTGCGAATGCTATTAAATTATGTGATACCCTTGGCGTAAAGCACAAGCTTTCAGAAATTGCAAAAGAACGTATCCGTCGTGCTGGCGAAAAAATAATAGAGGAAGCTGGACTTACGGCTCAAAATCTCGACATAGGTTTCCGTGTATTTAAACTTGATTCTTCCAACATGAAGGATGTCTATTACAGCGCAGCTGAATATAATCAAGCAATGTTGGATCATCTGACCAGTAACATTAAAGAAGATCGAACTGAACTTGATTTACTTTTTGGCTGTCTGTTGGAATGGGGTCTTCCACTTTCAATGCCCTATACCAGTGAGGAAATCAACGGTGTGACAATTCATACATATAATGATGGTGATCTTATTGCATGTTTTGCAGAGAATGTTCCAGAAAATGTGGTTCTTGAAATTGCCAAGCGTCAGCCTCTGCGTGCTGTTTTTCGTGACAGTAGCTTCGCGAGCTCTCCAGCGAAGATAAACGTAGAGGAAATCTTCAAGCTGATTGCACCTAATACCAGTGTGAAGGTGCTATAA